A window of the Lactobacillus amylovorus DSM 20531 genome harbors these coding sequences:
- a CDS encoding glycerophosphoryl diester phosphodiesterase membrane domain-containing protein, which yields MKAINEIKNFSAEFKQNWLQYLVLFTGISVLNQFVFIPFFRYITTFVLQKGAIPFVSLSNLEIILTKHPFVALALLIELAALLFVIYSQFALLILVIKNQFDLKESLSEYGQCLKHFRLGSLLLLAIYFLLIIPFANIVFRTPLLAKLKIPQFIVDYMTRDWILLTALVVFYVVIFILALRFLFTLPIMVLDKTTTREAMKKSASLMKKSWRKVLGFFITLEIIAILAMVINSVLAYLLQLLWDIFPRKLALILATINLSLFQVISELLLIWTSAISLLFLIKITTKEEKLPNASHNKAIVTPIMIIWIFAIIVNGVENVFYLTGIDDHAPVTISHRGVNDKNGVQNTIEALKKTAKFKPDYVEIDVHETKDNQFIIMHDENLKKLTGVDKEPKYLTVKQLTQLTAKEDGHRGKVVSLDQYIKAAKKLKQKLLIEIKTTQHDSKNFVVNFNKKYGQTILKNKYQVQSLDYTAVKKMHQLNSKIPVLYIQPYNLTYPRSAADGYSMEYSTLSSDFIWQAHLQNHVVYAWTVNNTAEMKKMMYEHVDGFITYDVAKLNTTIEDFEGRKSYAERLLNYMTAFPILD from the coding sequence ATGAAAGCAATTAATGAAATAAAGAATTTTTCAGCGGAATTTAAACAAAATTGGTTACAATACTTAGTCCTTTTTACGGGCATTAGTGTATTAAACCAGTTTGTTTTTATTCCGTTTTTTCGTTATATCACTACATTTGTACTGCAAAAGGGTGCCATTCCGTTTGTTTCGCTTTCTAATTTAGAAATCATTTTAACTAAGCATCCCTTTGTGGCTTTAGCATTGCTAATTGAGTTAGCTGCATTGCTATTTGTCATTTACAGTCAATTTGCGCTGCTTATTTTGGTGATCAAAAATCAATTTGATTTAAAAGAGAGCCTCAGTGAGTACGGGCAATGCTTGAAACACTTTCGATTAGGCTCACTACTTTTATTGGCAATTTATTTTTTGTTAATTATACCTTTTGCCAATATTGTCTTTAGAACGCCACTTTTAGCCAAGCTAAAAATTCCACAGTTTATTGTGGACTACATGACGCGAGATTGGATTTTACTGACGGCTTTAGTTGTCTTTTATGTCGTGATTTTTATTTTGGCACTTCGCTTTTTATTCACTTTGCCCATTATGGTGCTGGATAAAACGACCACTAGAGAGGCAATGAAGAAAAGCGCCAGTTTAATGAAAAAGAGTTGGCGCAAGGTATTGGGCTTCTTTATTACCTTGGAAATAATCGCTATTTTGGCCATGGTAATTAACAGCGTGCTGGCATATTTACTGCAGCTATTATGGGACATATTTCCCAGGAAATTAGCCTTAATACTAGCTACGATAAATCTATCGCTCTTTCAAGTGATCAGTGAACTACTGCTGATCTGGACTAGTGCTATTTCACTATTATTTTTAATTAAAATTACCACAAAAGAAGAAAAATTACCTAATGCATCCCACAATAAAGCAATCGTGACACCAATCATGATCATCTGGATCTTTGCCATAATCGTCAACGGAGTCGAGAATGTTTTTTATCTGACGGGGATAGACGACCATGCGCCAGTCACCATTTCCCATAGGGGAGTAAATGATAAAAATGGTGTGCAAAACACGATCGAGGCTTTAAAGAAGACAGCCAAATTTAAGCCGGACTATGTAGAAATTGATGTCCATGAAACTAAAGATAATCAATTTATCATTATGCACGATGAAAATCTGAAAAAGCTGACTGGGGTAGACAAAGAGCCGAAGTATTTAACCGTAAAACAATTAACTCAGTTAACTGCTAAAGAAGATGGCCATCGTGGCAAGGTTGTTAGTCTAGATCAATATATAAAAGCCGCTAAAAAGTTAAAGCAAAAATTGCTGATAGAGATTAAGACTACACAGCATGATTCCAAGAACTTTGTGGTGAACTTTAATAAAAAGTACGGTCAAACAATTTTGAAGAATAAGTACCAAGTGCAGTCGCTTGATTACACTGCTGTCAAAAAAATGCACCAGCTTAATTCAAAAATCCCAGTTTTATATATTCAGCCTTACAACCTAACTTATCCGCGCAGTGCGGCCGATGGCTATTCCATGGAATATTCCACTTTAAGTTCTGATTTCATTTGGCAAGCTCATTTACAAAATCACGTGGTATATGCTTGGACAGTCAATAATACTGCCGAAATGAAAAAGATGATGTATGAACACGTCGATGGCTTTATTACCTATGATGTGGCTAAGTTAAATACTACGATTGAAGACTTTGAAGGGCGTAAAAGTTATGCGGAACGACTCTTAAATTACATGACTGCCTTTCCTATACTTGATTAA
- a CDS encoding iron-sulfur cluster biosynthesis family protein — MTQETISINIKPEAKEIIEKKNPENKPLLLALNDGSNKYSRLGGTCTIGANFQFVILDEKDPKYTIKVENNAGFDLWTSPDEVSFFEGGLVVNARNYTLSLSDDSGILDGAVSIDKYTPQELTKKEMQEGKTC, encoded by the coding sequence ATGACACAAGAAACTATTTCAATTAACATCAAACCAGAAGCAAAAGAAATTATTGAAAAGAAAAATCCAGAAAACAAGCCACTTTTATTAGCTTTAAATGATGGTTCAAACAAGTATTCAAGACTTGGCGGTACTTGTACAATTGGTGCCAACTTTCAATTCGTGATTCTTGATGAAAAGGATCCTAAATATACTATTAAAGTAGAAAACAATGCCGGTTTTGATTTATGGACTTCACCAGACGAAGTTAGCTTCTTTGAAGGCGGCCTAGTAGTCAACGCAAGAAATTATACATTGAGTTTATCCGATGATAGTGGCATTCTTGATGGAGCGGTATCAATTGATAAATACACACCGCAAGAATTAACTAAGAAGGAAATGCAAGAGGGTAAAACTTGCTAA
- a CDS encoding SLC13 family permease — protein MTALKNIAKDRILQITVLITVVSLFFARPRLADINFHTLWSVAAMLTLIQIYAYLHVLDVLAYKLTSIADNTRKLNMLFTVLAVIAGMFLGNDITVLTLIPLYLNIAKRYKLPQILPVTLIGMGANIGAAFTPWGNPHNIFLVSRFDVKPLVFFKWSVPYLIISMAIMILVFMFIPKKEIPVQKTEPIRISWRPIIITTAVFIFFFFGVFRIVNIVWPMLIAIILALAINPRIMFKIDYALLLTFTGFFIFISDIQQIPAIVNLIHITVHSESSTYFASILTSQIMSNVPSTILVGKFTNYAQALFLGSNIGGFGSAIGSMANMLVMKTFNQHATVSRKKFFIQWTIMQFAGLIILTIVGLGLLIFRI, from the coding sequence ATGACCGCCTTAAAGAATATTGCTAAAGATAGAATTTTACAGATTACAGTTTTAATTACAGTAGTAAGTCTTTTTTTCGCTAGGCCGCGGTTAGCAGATATTAACTTTCACACTTTATGGTCTGTTGCCGCAATGCTGACGCTGATCCAGATCTATGCTTATTTGCACGTTCTGGATGTTTTAGCGTACAAACTTACGAGTATCGCAGATAATACGCGTAAGTTGAACATGCTGTTCACGGTTTTGGCCGTTATCGCCGGTATGTTCTTAGGTAATGACATTACTGTATTAACTTTAATTCCACTTTATTTAAATATCGCTAAGCGCTACAAGCTGCCACAAATTTTGCCTGTTACTTTAATCGGTATGGGCGCAAACATTGGGGCCGCATTTACACCTTGGGGTAATCCCCACAACATCTTTTTAGTTAGTCGCTTCGATGTTAAGCCACTAGTTTTCTTCAAATGGTCAGTACCTTACTTGATCATTTCAATGGCGATCATGATTTTGGTCTTCATGTTTATTCCGAAGAAAGAAATTCCGGTTCAAAAGACTGAACCAATTCGAATCAGCTGGCGTCCTATTATTATCACGACCGCTGTCTTTATCTTCTTCTTCTTTGGAGTTTTCAGAATCGTGAATATTGTTTGGCCAATGTTGATCGCAATTATCTTGGCACTAGCAATTAATCCAAGAATCATGTTTAAGATCGACTATGCGTTGCTCTTAACCTTCACTGGTTTCTTTATCTTTATCAGTGATATCCAACAGATTCCAGCAATCGTGAACTTGATTCATATAACTGTTCACTCTGAGAGCTCAACTTACTTCGCATCAATTCTTACTAGTCAAATTATGAGCAACGTTCCATCAACTATTTTGGTTGGTAAGTTCACTAATTATGCGCAAGCGTTGTTCCTTGGATCCAACATCGGTGGTTTTGGTTCCGCAATCGGTTCAATGGCCAACATGCTGGTAATGAAGACGTTCAACCAACACGCTACAGTCAGCCGCAAGAAGTTCTTTATTCAATGGACAATCATGCAATTTGCTGGCTTGATCATTTTGACAATCGTTGGTTTAGGATTGTTGATTTTCAGAATTTAA